A window of Parasynechococcus marenigrum WH 8102 contains these coding sequences:
- a CDS encoding ribbon-helix-helix domain-containing protein: MRTIIDLPEDERAVLDAHCRQRGLSRAAAIREALHLWLQHQHPRSADVFGLWRDRNADALTLESELRQEWTR, encoded by the coding sequence ATGCGCACGATCATCGACCTCCCTGAGGACGAACGCGCTGTGCTCGATGCCCATTGTCGTCAGCGGGGCCTCTCCCGTGCCGCAGCGATCCGCGAAGCGCTGCACCTCTGGCTGCAACACCAGCACCCCCGATCCGCAGACGTGTTCGGCCTCTGGCGCGACCGCAACGCTGATGCCCTGACGCTCGAATCCGAGCTGCGGCAGGAATGGACGCGCTGA
- the folK gene encoding 2-amino-4-hydroxy-6-hydroxymethyldihydropteridine diphosphokinase, translating into MSVAPTAGNDLGVALGANRSSAVGSPRATLLAVRPLLEEQVQVWSSQALGFRWSELHDTTPVGGPPDQPCYCNAVLLVEGLKAPPGEAAALQLLDALQGLEQQFGRDRSLEQRWGPRSLDLDLLFWGEFRLEHPRLLLPHPRLHLRTFVLAPLLEAMQGSASR; encoded by the coding sequence GTGTCTGTTGCGCCCACTGCCGGCAACGACCTGGGGGTTGCCCTGGGGGCCAACCGATCCAGTGCGGTGGGATCACCCCGCGCCACGCTGCTGGCGGTGAGGCCACTGCTCGAGGAGCAGGTGCAGGTCTGGTCCTCTCAGGCTCTTGGTTTTCGCTGGTCGGAGCTGCATGACACCACCCCTGTCGGTGGCCCCCCCGATCAGCCCTGTTACTGCAATGCGGTGCTGCTGGTGGAGGGGCTGAAGGCCCCGCCGGGCGAGGCAGCCGCCCTGCAATTGCTGGATGCGCTGCAGGGGTTGGAGCAGCAGTTCGGCCGCGACCGATCGCTGGAACAGCGTTGGGGTCCCCGCAGCCTCGATCTAGACCTGCTGTTCTGGGGGGAGTTCCGGCTGGAGCACCCGCGGCTGCTCTTGCCTCACCCCCGCCTGCACCTCAGGACGTTCGTGCTGGCGCCGCTGCTGGAGGCGATGCAGGGGTCGGCGTCACGGTGA
- a CDS encoding ATP-binding cassette domain-containing protein → MNPAPVSSALNETGPQPLPRRRQVQLLKALALEAGWRHLAWLSGLSCLSSLLDIAGLGLAVTLLLGSGSSTDTAPLISGLPVAASLGLLVGLILLRGLIQAQVDINRERLRSGFTDRLRQQLLHQVFEASSAQLDQLGRGELLALLMADINRTALSLDQAVRMGQSLLAMGIYLASVVLVGQATAWPLLLALLATTAAALLQRSGSWGLGRIQSRLNTALQRTVGDGLHGLKALRAATAEGWLLQRFAKETAEGRWLLRERVRRRAGYNAWRDTLVVAVAGVWMLLQGETLTAETLTTTLVLAYRASASLSTVVQARRLCLGNLPGYEALRQRRGQLVPRQGDASDRTIADASLTTLSTARWNELHWSSGADTSTGLTSLDMYANGLVAITGPSGSGKTTLIDRVCGLLNEEDSHWQLNGAGNTWRLSGLAGARQMHQLIAYAPQNAVLFEASLRENLLLGADHHQDAIETWLQRLGLAHLLERPGGLDAPLALAQDPFSGGEIHRLGLLRAWLRDKPFEVLDEPTAFLDAKAAEHVRSVIRERAQQRLMLISSHDSELLAQADQVITVTPTPASPPAAAPARTS, encoded by the coding sequence GTGAACCCAGCCCCCGTGTCGTCTGCCTTGAACGAAACAGGCCCGCAACCACTGCCCCGTCGGCGCCAGGTCCAACTGCTCAAAGCCCTGGCCCTCGAGGCGGGGTGGCGCCATCTGGCCTGGCTGAGCGGACTGAGCTGCCTCAGCAGCCTGCTTGACATCGCCGGCCTCGGCCTGGCGGTGACGCTGCTGCTGGGGTCAGGATCCAGCACGGACACCGCACCCCTGATCAGCGGGCTTCCCGTTGCCGCGAGCCTCGGGCTGCTGGTGGGCCTGATCCTTCTGCGGGGTCTGATTCAAGCCCAGGTCGATATCAACCGAGAGCGGCTGCGCTCCGGCTTCACCGATCGGCTGCGCCAACAGCTGCTGCATCAGGTATTTGAAGCCTCGTCGGCGCAACTCGATCAGCTGGGGCGCGGCGAGCTGCTCGCCCTGTTGATGGCCGACATCAACCGCACGGCCCTGAGCCTGGACCAAGCGGTGCGGATGGGGCAGTCGCTGCTGGCCATGGGCATCTACCTCGCCAGCGTGGTGCTGGTGGGCCAGGCCACAGCCTGGCCGCTGTTGCTCGCCTTGCTGGCCACCACGGCAGCGGCCCTGCTGCAACGCTCCGGCAGTTGGGGACTCGGGCGGATCCAAAGCCGACTGAATACAGCCCTGCAGCGCACCGTCGGGGACGGGCTGCACGGGCTCAAGGCCCTGCGCGCCGCAACGGCGGAAGGCTGGCTGCTGCAGCGCTTCGCCAAGGAAACAGCGGAAGGACGCTGGCTGCTGCGGGAACGGGTGCGGCGTCGGGCCGGCTACAACGCCTGGCGCGACACCCTGGTGGTGGCCGTCGCCGGCGTGTGGATGCTGCTGCAAGGCGAGACCCTGACCGCCGAAACGCTCACCACCACCCTGGTGCTGGCCTACCGGGCCAGTGCGTCCCTGAGCACGGTGGTGCAGGCGCGCCGGCTCTGCCTGGGCAACCTGCCGGGCTATGAGGCGCTGCGCCAGCGGCGCGGTCAACTGGTCCCCCGCCAGGGCGACGCCAGCGACCGCACGATTGCTGATGCCAGCCTGACGACGCTCTCGACAGCGCGCTGGAATGAGCTGCACTGGAGCAGCGGTGCTGACACCTCCACAGGCCTGACGTCGCTTGACATGTACGCCAACGGGTTGGTGGCGATCACCGGGCCCTCCGGCAGCGGCAAGACGACGTTGATCGATCGCGTCTGTGGACTGCTCAACGAGGAAGACAGTCACTGGCAGCTGAACGGCGCCGGCAACACCTGGCGACTGAGCGGGCTGGCCGGGGCGCGGCAGATGCATCAGCTGATTGCCTACGCCCCCCAGAACGCGGTGCTGTTTGAAGCGAGCCTGCGCGAGAACCTGCTATTGGGGGCCGATCACCATCAGGACGCGATCGAAACCTGGCTGCAACGGTTGGGGCTGGCCCACCTGCTGGAACGCCCTGGCGGACTGGATGCACCGCTGGCCCTGGCGCAGGACCCCTTCTCCGGCGGAGAGATTCATCGGCTGGGGCTGCTGCGGGCCTGGCTGCGCGACAAGCCATTCGAAGTGCTCGATGAACCGACGGCTTTTCTGGATGCCAAAGCCGCTGAGCACGTGCGTTCGGTGATTCGCGAACGCGCCCAGCAGCGGCTGATGCTGATCAGCAGTCACGACTCAGAGCTGTTGGCCCAGGCCGATCAAGTGATCACCGTGACGCCGACCCCTGCATCGCCTCCAGCAGCGGCGCCAGCACGAACGTCCTGA
- a CDS encoding NUDIX hydrolase, producing the protein MAPLPAPEPFELLDTVEAVDARKIRFERNRIKLPMGVEATFGMIRHPGASLAVPITADGHVVLLRQYRFAVQARLLEFPAGTLEEGEDPLESMQRELGEEAGYSAARWDSLGPMLPCPGYSDEVIHCFLARELTPLENPPAGDEDEDLEVVLMTPMDLDARLGSGDEWLDGKSVTAWYRAKQLLGLG; encoded by the coding sequence ATGGCGCCGCTTCCGGCCCCGGAACCCTTCGAGTTGCTGGACACCGTTGAGGCGGTGGATGCGCGCAAGATCCGCTTCGAGCGCAACCGGATCAAGCTGCCGATGGGGGTGGAGGCCACCTTCGGGATGATCCGACACCCCGGCGCCTCCCTGGCGGTGCCCATCACAGCGGATGGCCATGTGGTGTTGCTGCGCCAGTACCGCTTCGCCGTACAGGCGCGCTTGTTGGAATTTCCGGCCGGCACCCTGGAGGAGGGGGAGGACCCGCTGGAATCGATGCAGCGGGAACTGGGGGAAGAGGCCGGCTACAGCGCGGCCCGCTGGGATTCCCTGGGGCCGATGCTGCCCTGCCCCGGTTACTCAGATGAGGTGATCCATTGCTTCCTGGCTCGGGAGCTGACGCCCCTGGAGAACCCGCCGGCTGGCGATGAGGACGAAGACCTGGAGGTGGTGTTGATGACTCCCATGGATCTCGATGCGCGGCTGGGATCCGGCGATGAATGGCTCGATGGCAAGAGCGTCACCGCCTGGTATCGCGCCAAACAACTGTTGGGCCTGGGATGA
- a CDS encoding FAD-binding domain-containing protein, with product MTTPRVLFWHRRDLRLTDNLGLAAAAAISPAVTGVYVLDPQVISPSEHLLPMAPARLWFLIESLIELQQRWRDAGSRLLVVEGDPVQLLPQLAERIAAEAVVWNRDVEPYARERDRQVAQRLQADGRKVVVDWDQLLIAPELLKTGGGDPYRVYGPFLRNWRGQVQAKQPVTVPAPAGLVDLDPAAVPSGEPLMARRDSHGFKGTELCPCRPGEAAAMQQLTSFCDGALFGYEPDRNFPGVVGTSYLSAALSVGTLSPRQAWSAAQEAREQARSEEQLHAIAVWEQELCWREFYQQALFHFPELSDGPYREQWRRFPWENNEDWFDFWREGQTGMPIIDAAMRQLNQTGWMHNRCRMIVASYLVKDLICDWRWGERAFMELEVDGDLAANNGGWQWSASSGMDPKPLRIFNPATQASKFDAAGDYIRQWVPELRHVNTKDLLSGEIGALERRDYPEPLVNHKTQQAKFKALYATIRS from the coding sequence ATGACAACGCCACGCGTTCTGTTCTGGCACCGGCGTGATCTCCGCCTGACGGACAACCTCGGTTTGGCTGCTGCTGCAGCGATCAGCCCCGCCGTCACTGGTGTCTATGTGCTGGATCCGCAGGTGATCTCCCCTTCGGAGCATCTGCTGCCGATGGCTCCGGCTCGATTGTGGTTTCTGATCGAGAGCCTGATTGAGCTGCAACAGCGCTGGCGGGATGCCGGCAGTCGACTGCTAGTTGTGGAGGGCGATCCTGTGCAGCTGCTGCCGCAGTTGGCGGAGCGGATTGCTGCCGAGGCGGTGGTGTGGAACCGGGATGTGGAGCCCTATGCCCGTGAACGGGATCGTCAGGTGGCTCAGCGGCTGCAGGCGGATGGCCGCAAGGTGGTGGTGGATTGGGACCAGCTGCTGATTGCCCCGGAGCTGCTCAAGACCGGCGGAGGAGATCCCTATCGCGTTTATGGCCCATTCCTGCGCAACTGGCGCGGACAGGTGCAGGCCAAACAGCCCGTCACTGTTCCAGCACCGGCGGGCCTCGTTGATCTCGATCCGGCCGCCGTGCCATCGGGCGAACCCCTCATGGCACGGCGGGACAGCCATGGTTTCAAGGGGACCGAGCTCTGCCCCTGCCGTCCCGGCGAGGCGGCGGCGATGCAGCAGCTCACCAGCTTCTGTGATGGCGCCCTGTTCGGTTACGAACCGGACCGCAACTTCCCTGGCGTCGTCGGTACCTCGTACCTCAGTGCCGCGTTAAGCGTTGGCACCCTCAGCCCACGCCAGGCCTGGTCTGCAGCCCAGGAGGCCCGTGAGCAGGCCCGCAGCGAAGAGCAGCTTCACGCCATTGCTGTTTGGGAGCAGGAGTTGTGCTGGCGCGAGTTCTACCAACAGGCCCTGTTTCATTTCCCCGAATTGTCGGATGGTCCCTACCGCGAGCAGTGGCGCCGCTTCCCCTGGGAGAACAACGAAGACTGGTTCGATTTCTGGAGGGAGGGTCAGACCGGCATGCCGATCATTGACGCCGCCATGCGCCAGCTGAACCAGACCGGTTGGATGCACAACCGCTGCCGCATGATCGTGGCTTCGTACCTGGTGAAGGATCTGATCTGCGACTGGCGCTGGGGGGAGCGCGCCTTCATGGAACTGGAGGTGGATGGCGATCTGGCCGCCAACAACGGTGGCTGGCAGTGGAGCGCCAGCAGTGGCATGGACCCCAAGCCCCTGCGGATCTTCAACCCCGCCACGCAGGCCTCAAAGTTTGATGCAGCCGGCGATTACATCCGCCAGTGGGTACCGGAACTGCGCCATGTGAACACCAAGGACCTGCTCAGTGGTGAGATCGGTGCTCTTGAACGGCGCGACTATCCCGAACCATTGGTCAATCACAAAACCCAGCAGGCCAAATTTAAGGCGCTTTACGCCACCATCCGCTCCTGA
- a CDS encoding DegT/DnrJ/EryC1/StrS family aminotransferase, giving the protein MQVPPFSLSQQISDLGQDLEEAVLNVLRSGQYIGGPQIKQFEDSFAASVGCRHAVGCNSGTDALILALRALGIGAGDEVITCSFSFFATAEAISAVGATPVFVDVDPATYLIDLDQIETVITPATKALMPVHLFGRPVDMGRLMAIAETHNLKVVEDCAQATGAQWNGQPVGSFGDVGCFSFFPTKNLGAAGDGGAATSNDDALAQIMRELAVHGMPKRYLHTALGYNSRLDAIQAAVLKVKLPKLKGWIERRTAIAERYRTHLTDLPGLTLPNPEEGHSWNQFVVRIGSCPTGQPLCNARCSPSATSASHGLPESCCRDWLKQTLMERGVNTIIYYPIPIHRQPAYADLELEQGSLPVTDQLCSQVLSLPIFPELDQEHQQTVIDTVTQLLERSKPTPLPVAGDQERMVA; this is encoded by the coding sequence ATGCAGGTGCCTCCTTTCAGCCTCAGCCAGCAGATCAGCGATCTGGGCCAGGACCTCGAGGAGGCGGTACTGAACGTGTTGCGCAGCGGTCAATACATCGGCGGACCGCAGATCAAGCAGTTTGAAGACTCCTTTGCCGCCAGCGTCGGCTGCCGCCATGCAGTGGGCTGCAACAGCGGCACCGATGCCCTGATCCTTGCTCTGAGAGCCCTCGGCATTGGTGCCGGGGATGAAGTGATCACCTGCTCCTTCAGTTTTTTTGCCACGGCTGAAGCCATCAGCGCCGTCGGTGCCACGCCGGTGTTCGTGGATGTGGACCCGGCCACGTACCTGATCGATCTCGATCAGATCGAAACGGTGATCACCCCGGCGACGAAGGCCTTGATGCCGGTGCATCTGTTCGGCCGGCCAGTCGACATGGGCCGACTGATGGCCATCGCCGAAACCCACAACCTCAAAGTGGTTGAAGACTGTGCTCAGGCCACAGGAGCCCAGTGGAACGGCCAGCCCGTGGGAAGTTTTGGTGATGTGGGCTGCTTCAGCTTTTTCCCCACCAAGAATCTTGGTGCGGCTGGGGATGGCGGTGCAGCCACCAGCAACGACGATGCCCTCGCACAAATCATGCGGGAGCTGGCGGTGCACGGTATGCCGAAGCGCTACCTGCACACGGCGCTGGGATACAACAGCCGCCTCGATGCGATTCAGGCAGCTGTGCTGAAAGTGAAGCTGCCCAAGCTGAAGGGCTGGATTGAGCGCCGCACAGCAATCGCAGAGCGCTATCGCACGCACTTGACCGACTTGCCCGGACTGACCCTGCCGAACCCAGAGGAGGGTCACAGCTGGAATCAGTTTGTGGTGCGCATCGGCAGCTGCCCCACGGGTCAGCCCCTCTGCAACGCCCGCTGCTCACCATCGGCGACCAGTGCGAGTCATGGACTGCCGGAAAGCTGCTGCCGGGACTGGCTGAAGCAGACCCTGATGGAGCGTGGCGTGAACACGATCATTTACTACCCCATCCCGATCCACCGTCAGCCGGCCTACGCCGACCTGGAGCTCGAACAGGGCTCCCTTCCCGTGACAGATCAGCTCTGCAGCCAGGTGCTGAGCCTGCCGATCTTCCCGGAACTGGACCAAGAGCACCAGCAAACCGTGATCGACACCGTGACGCAGTTGCTGGAGCGATCCAAACCCACACCCTTGCCGGTGGCGGGCGATCAGGAGCGGATGGTGGCGTAA
- a CDS encoding thioredoxin family protein has protein sequence MALTPSTMLELGTPLPAFSLPVVAGGSISSADLHGRPLLLMVICAHCPFVKHVEPEVSRLEQDYGTAVQLLAVSSNSLITHPQDGPKQLADQAKRWGWSFPYLLDEQQSLAKALRAACTPEFYLFDADANGLQTLLYRGQLDGSRPGNDVPLNGVDLRAALDAMLAGQAVNPEQRPSVGCNVKWNPGQEPDWFG, from the coding sequence ATGGCCCTCACACCATCAACGATGTTGGAGCTGGGAACTCCGTTACCGGCGTTCTCCCTGCCGGTAGTTGCTGGCGGCAGCATCAGCTCTGCCGACCTGCATGGGCGGCCACTGCTGCTGATGGTGATCTGTGCCCACTGCCCGTTTGTGAAGCACGTGGAACCGGAAGTGAGCCGGCTGGAGCAGGATTACGGCACTGCGGTTCAGTTGCTGGCGGTCAGCAGCAACAGCCTGATCACCCATCCCCAGGACGGACCAAAGCAGTTGGCCGATCAGGCCAAGCGTTGGGGCTGGAGCTTTCCCTATCTGCTGGATGAGCAACAGAGCCTGGCCAAGGCCCTGCGGGCCGCCTGCACCCCAGAGTTTTATCTGTTCGACGCTGATGCGAATGGCCTGCAGACCCTGCTGTATCGCGGTCAGCTCGATGGCAGCCGCCCCGGCAACGACGTGCCGCTCAACGGCGTTGATCTGCGCGCAGCCCTCGATGCAATGCTCGCTGGCCAGGCCGTGAATCCAGAGCAACGTCCTTCGGTGGGCTGCAACGTGAAATGGAACCCCGGACAGGAACCGGATTGGTTCGGCTGA
- a CDS encoding FAD-binding domain-containing protein yields the protein MPSTPSPHNPGDLPRQFASRDALEALLVEEFPSAEGPLSPIPGGRQAAEAKLAGVQPARYAKSRNHLNGAVTGLSPYIRHGVLTLAEVKQAVFERIRKRDDGGKLINELGWRDFWQRMWLDLGDGIHDDQEAFKTGHDASSYARELPQDVRDGRTGLACMDGFRDKLVTTGWLHNHARMWMAAWLVHWRRVHWTAGANWFLEHLLDGDPASNHLSWQWVASSFSHKPYFFNRGNLERYSDGRYCEECPSAADCPFEGSYDQLESQLFAPMPAIRDTGTGRNRQRRNGGGASAALARPKR from the coding sequence GTGCCCAGCACCCCGTCACCCCACAACCCTGGCGATCTGCCCCGTCAGTTCGCCTCACGAGACGCCCTCGAGGCGCTGCTGGTTGAGGAATTTCCCAGCGCAGAGGGACCGCTCAGTCCGATCCCCGGTGGCCGCCAGGCCGCGGAAGCCAAGTTGGCGGGGGTGCAACCGGCTCGCTACGCCAAAAGCCGCAACCATCTGAACGGTGCCGTCACCGGCCTCTCTCCGTACATCCGCCACGGCGTGCTGACGCTGGCGGAGGTGAAGCAGGCGGTGTTTGAGCGGATCCGCAAGCGGGACGATGGCGGGAAATTGATCAACGAATTGGGCTGGCGCGACTTCTGGCAGCGGATGTGGCTCGATCTGGGCGACGGCATCCACGACGACCAGGAGGCATTCAAGACCGGTCACGACGCCAGCTCCTATGCCAGAGAGCTACCCCAGGACGTGCGCGACGGCCGCACCGGACTGGCCTGCATGGATGGCTTCCGCGACAAGCTGGTGACCACGGGATGGCTGCACAACCACGCCCGGATGTGGATGGCCGCCTGGCTTGTGCACTGGCGGCGGGTGCATTGGACAGCCGGGGCCAACTGGTTCCTCGAGCATCTGCTGGATGGCGATCCCGCCAGCAACCACCTCAGTTGGCAGTGGGTGGCCAGCAGCTTCAGCCACAAGCCCTACTTCTTCAACCGCGGCAACCTGGAGCGCTACAGCGATGGCCGGTACTGCGAAGAATGCCCCAGCGCCGCTGACTGTCCATTTGAGGGCAGTTACGACCAGCTGGAAAGCCAGCTGTTTGCCCCGATGCCGGCCATTCGGGACACCGGAACGGGACGCAACCGCCAGCGCAGGAACGGCGGAGGCGCCAGTGCCGCCCTGGCCCGTCCCAAGCGCTAG